One region of Oncorhynchus mykiss isolate Arlee chromosome 8, USDA_OmykA_1.1, whole genome shotgun sequence genomic DNA includes:
- the LOC110529612 gene encoding sterile alpha motif domain-containing protein 12, with the protein MSLPKRVSLWTVVDVFDWVKEQYPNQKSVLQVAIFKHDISGRALLRMGEHQLERMGVEVEHLQEILLDILLLRVQEELENLNDIFSECFSS; encoded by the exons ATGAGCCTCCCCAAAAGGGTCTCCCTCTGGACCGTGGTGGATGTGTTTGACTGGGTCAAGGAGCAGTACCCCAACCAAAAGAGTGTCCTCCAAGTGGCCATCTTCAAGCATGACATATCCG GCCGAGCTCTGCTGAGGATGGGTGAACACCAATTGGAGAGgatgggggtggaggtggagcaTCTTCAGGAGATCCTACTGGACATCCTTCTCCTCAGGGTCCAGGAGGAACTTGAGAACCTTAACGACATCTTCTCTG AGTGTTTCTCTTCATGA